A window of the Sphingomonas piscis genome harbors these coding sequences:
- the accB gene encoding acetyl-CoA carboxylase biotin carboxyl carrier protein, with product MADREENGAMRIDPALVRELAELLTTNELTEIEVEDGDRKIKVVRNPAPVFAGAAPAPAPVAAAPAAAATPAASTAEAPASAEEASGETVKSPMVGTAFLAGQPGAKPFVSVGDAVKAGDTLLIVEAMKVMNPITAPNGGVVKKIMVADAQPVEYDQPLVVIG from the coding sequence ATGGCAGACCGCGAGGAGAACGGTGCAATGCGCATCGATCCGGCGCTGGTGCGTGAGCTTGCCGAGCTCCTCACCACCAACGAGCTGACCGAGATCGAAGTCGAAGACGGCGACCGCAAGATCAAGGTCGTCCGCAATCCTGCGCCGGTGTTCGCCGGGGCGGCACCTGCCCCCGCTCCCGTTGCTGCTGCCCCAGCCGCAGCAGCCACGCCCGCCGCGTCAACTGCCGAAGCGCCGGCTTCGGCCGAGGAAGCGAGCGGCGAAACGGTGAAATCGCCGATGGTCGGAACCGCCTTTCTCGCAGGACAGCCCGGTGCCAAGCCCTTCGTCAGTGTCGGCGATGCGGTGAAGGCGGGCGACACCCTGCTGATCGTCGAAGCGATGAAGGTCATGAACCCGATCACAGCGCCGAATGGCGGCGTGGTGAAGAAGATCATGGTCGCCGACGCGCAGCCGGTTGAATATGACCAGCCGCTCGTCGTCATCGGCTGA
- the accC gene encoding acetyl-CoA carboxylase biotin carboxylase subunit — MTIKKLLIANRGEIALRIHRACHEMGIKTVAVHSTADADAMHVRLADETVCIGPPSATDSYLNIPAIISAAEIVHADAIHPGYGFLSENAQFAEIVESHGIIWVGPKPEHIRTMGDKIEAKRTAAALGLPLVPGSPGPLDSVADAHRLAEEIGYPVLIKAASGGGGRGMKVVPSEDQLEALMAQASSEAKAAFGDDTVYMEKYLGDPKHIEFQVFGDGNGAAIHLGERDCSVQRRHQKVIEEAPSPVISAEQRAHMGEVVRKAMADMGYRGAGTIEFLYENGEFYFIEMNTRLQVEHPVTEMISGMDLVREQIRVACGEGLSVTQDEVHLNGHAIECRINAEDPQTFMPSPGLVKNYVAPGGMHVRVDSGLYTGYRVPPYYDSMIGKLIVYGADRNEAIRRLKRALEEFVVEGMKTTIPLHQRIIADPAFTGGDYTIKWLEKWLEENPAA, encoded by the coding sequence ATGACCATTAAGAAGCTGCTGATCGCCAATCGCGGCGAGATCGCGCTGCGTATCCACCGTGCCTGTCATGAAATGGGCATCAAGACGGTGGCGGTTCACTCCACCGCCGACGCCGACGCAATGCACGTCCGGTTGGCGGACGAAACCGTTTGCATCGGTCCGCCTTCTGCCACGGATTCCTACCTCAACATTCCGGCAATCATCTCGGCGGCGGAGATCGTCCACGCCGACGCCATCCATCCTGGCTACGGCTTCTTGTCGGAGAACGCCCAGTTCGCGGAGATCGTGGAAAGCCACGGGATCATCTGGGTCGGCCCCAAGCCTGAACATATCCGCACCATGGGCGACAAGATCGAGGCGAAGCGCACCGCCGCCGCGCTCGGCCTGCCACTGGTTCCCGGCTCGCCCGGCCCACTGGACAGCGTCGCCGACGCCCACAGGCTGGCGGAAGAGATCGGCTATCCGGTCCTCATCAAGGCGGCATCCGGCGGCGGCGGCCGCGGCATGAAGGTGGTCCCGTCGGAGGATCAGCTCGAGGCGCTGATGGCGCAGGCGTCGTCCGAGGCGAAGGCGGCGTTCGGCGACGACACCGTCTACATGGAAAAATATCTCGGCGACCCGAAGCATATCGAGTTCCAGGTTTTCGGCGACGGCAATGGCGCCGCCATTCACCTCGGTGAACGCGACTGCTCGGTCCAGCGCCGCCACCAGAAGGTCATCGAGGAAGCGCCTTCCCCCGTCATCTCCGCCGAGCAGCGCGCGCACATGGGCGAGGTCGTCCGCAAGGCCATGGCCGACATGGGCTATCGCGGCGCCGGCACCATCGAATTCCTCTACGAAAATGGCGAATTTTACTTCATCGAGATGAACACCCGGCTGCAGGTCGAGCATCCGGTGACCGAGATGATCAGCGGAATGGACCTGGTTCGCGAACAGATACGGGTGGCCTGCGGTGAGGGCCTAAGCGTCACACAGGACGAGGTTCACCTCAACGGCCATGCTATCGAATGCCGGATCAATGCCGAGGATCCGCAAACCTTCATGCCCTCGCCCGGGCTGGTGAAGAATTATGTCGCGCCCGGCGGCATGCATGTCCGAGTCGATAGCGGCCTCTACACCGGCTACCGCGTGCCGCCTTATTACGACAGCATGATCGGCAAGCTGATCGTCTATGGCGCCGATCGCAACGAGGCCATTCGCCGCCTCAAGCGGGCTCTCGAGGAGTTCGTGGTCGAGGGGATGAAGACGACCATCCCGTTGCACCAAAGGATCATCGCCGATCCCGCATTCACCGGCGGCGACTACACGATCAAGTGGCTGGAAAAATGGCTTGAGGAAAATCCCGCCGCCTGA
- a CDS encoding type II 3-dehydroquinate dehydratase, with the protein MAKTILVLNGPNLNRLGKREPEIYGTQTLDDIAAMVVEHAAKLGFTADVRQSNHEGHLIDWLHEAEDTDAAAVIINPGGYSHTSVALHDAVKAIRTPVIEVHLSDPETREAFRHIDYVGMAATQVIKGQGAQGYLSALDVAARLCE; encoded by the coding sequence ATGGCGAAGACGATCCTTGTTCTCAACGGCCCCAACCTCAACCGCCTCGGCAAGCGGGAGCCGGAAATCTACGGCACGCAAACCCTCGACGACATCGCCGCCATGGTGGTGGAGCATGCAGCCAAGCTCGGCTTTACCGCCGACGTCCGGCAGTCCAACCATGAAGGTCACCTCATCGACTGGCTGCACGAGGCGGAGGACACCGACGCGGCTGCTGTCATCATCAACCCCGGCGGCTACAGCCACACGTCCGTCGCGCTCCACGATGCGGTGAAGGCGATCAGGACTCCGGTCATCGAGGTGCATCTTAGCGACCCCGAAACCCGCGAAGCGTTCCGCCACATCGACTATGTCGGAATGGCCGCAACGCAGGTGATCAAGGGACAGGGCGCGCAAGGTTACCTGTCTGCACTGGACGTAGCGGCCCGGCTCTGCGAGTAG